The Pseudomonas protegens genome contains the following window.
AGCTGCTGCCGGCACCATCCGTGCTGACTTCGCCGAGTCCATCGACGCCAACGCCGTTCACGGTTCGGACTCCGAAGCTGCCGCTGCTCGCGAAATCGCTTACTTCTTCGCAGCTACTGAAGTAACCGCTCGCTGAGTAAGGCTTGCGCGTGAGGGGTGAGACCATGACTACATCGATCGGCAAAACTAACCTGTTGGGGCTGACTCAACCGGAAATGGAGAAATTCTTCGACTCAATCGGGGAGAAGCGTTTCCGTGCCGGTCAGGTAATGAAATGGATTCACCACTTTGGCGTCGATGATTTCGACGCCATGACGAATGTCGGCAAGGCCTTGCGCGAAAAGCTCAAGGCCGTTGCCGAGATTCGCGGTCCGGAAGTGGTCAGCGAGGACATCTCCAGCGACGGCACCCGTAAGTGGGTGGTGCGCGTGGCGTCCGGCAGCTGCGTCGAGACCGTGTACATTCCCCAGGGCAAGCGCGGCACTCTGTGCGTTTCGTCCCAGGCAGGCTGTGCCCTGGATTGCAGTTTCTGCTCCACCGGCAAGCAAGGCTTCAATAGCAACCTCACCGCCGCCGAAGTCATCGGCCAGGTGTGGATTGCCAACAAATCCTTTGGCAGCGTCCCGGCGACCGTCGACCGTGCCATCACCAACGTGGTGATGATGGGCATGGGTGAGCCGCTGCTGAACTTCGACAACGTCATCGCCGCCATGCACCTGATGATGGACGACCTGGGCTACGGCATTTCCAAGCGCCGGGTGACCCTGTCCACCTCCGGCGTGGTGCCGATGATCGATGAGCTGGCCAAGCACATCGACGTCTCCCTGGCGTTGTCGCTGCACGCACCCAACGATGCGCTGCGTAATCAGCTGGTGCCGATCAACAAGAAGTACCCGCTGAAGATGCTGCTTGAGTCCTGCCAGCGCTACATGTCCTCCCTGGGCGAGAAGCGCGTGCTGACCATCGAGTACACCCTGCTCAAGGACGTCAACGACAAGCTGGAACACGCCGTTGAAATGATCGAGTTGCTCAAGGACGTTCCTTGCAAGATCAACCTGATTCCGTTCAACCCGTTCCCCCACTCCGGCTACGAACGTCCGAGCAACAATGCCATTCGCCGTTTCCAGGACCAGCTGCACCACGCCGGCTTCAATGTCACCGTGCGCACCACTCGCGGTGAAGACATCGACGCCGCCTGCGGGCAATTGGTCGGGCAGGTGCTGGACCGCACCCGTCGCAGCGAACGCTATATCGCCGTGCGTGAGTTGAGCGCCGACGCCGATATGCCGCAAAGCGCCGCGACCCGTACCTGAGAGAGGAACTCCATGGCCCTGCGCTTCGCGCTGCTCCTGCTGATTGCCAGTCTCTGTGCTGGCTGTGTTCTGTCGGGTGATTCCAATCCGCTGAACACCAGCAAGGGCCGCGATGAGGCGCGTGCGGCCTATGTGCAGTTGGGCTTGGGTTATCTGCAGCAAGGCATGAGCGAACGCGCCAAGGTTCCGTTGCGCAAGGCGCTGGAACTGGCTCCTGCCGATGCCGATGCCAATGCCGCCCTGGCGTTGGTATTTCAGGCCGAGATGGAACCGGCCCTGGCCGACGAGCATTTTCGTCGGGCCCTGGCGGCGCGTCCGGACAGTGCGCGAATCCTCAATAACTACGGCAGTTTCCTGTTCGAAGAAAAACGTTACAAAGAGGCCTATCAGCGTTTTGAGCAAGCCGCGGCTGATACTCTGTACCCCGAACGTTCCCGGGTGTTTGAAAGCCTCGGGATGACCGCTTCGAAGCTGGGCCAGCGTGAGCTGGCCCGGTTGCAACTGGAAAAAGCCCTGCGCCTGAATCACCAACAGCCCCGCGCGTTGCTGGAAATGGCTGAGTTGTCTTACGAAGACAGGCATTATGTGCCCGCCCGCGACTATTACGATCGTTTTAGCCTGCTCGCCGAGCAAAATGCACGTAGTCTATTGCTCGGCGTTCGGCTGGCAACGGTGTTCGAAGATCGCGACAAGGCCGCCAGTTACGGTCTGCAACTAAAACGACTTTATCCCGGTACGCCGGAATATCAGCAATACCTGTCGGAGCAATGATGAAAGCGGCGCATCCCGAAGTTCAAGCAGTGACTCGCGTAAACCCCGGTGAGACCCTGCGTCAGGCCCGCGAAAGCAATGGTTGGTCGCTGGCAGAAGTGGCCCACAAGCTCAACCTCACCGTGAGCTCCCTGAGCAACCTGGAAGCCGGCGCTTTCGACAAGCTGCCGGGGCATACCTTTGCTCGCGGCTATATCCGCGCCTATGCCAAGTTGCTGGGCATGGACCAGGCCATCCTGGTTCAGGAATTCGATCAATACACCGGTACCGACTCTCAGGGCAGCAACGTTCATGCTCTGGGACGGATCGAGGAGCCGGTACGGGTTTCCCACACCATCCTGCGCATTG
Protein-coding sequences here:
- the pilW gene encoding type IV pilus biogenesis/stability protein PilW, encoding MALRFALLLLIASLCAGCVLSGDSNPLNTSKGRDEARAAYVQLGLGYLQQGMSERAKVPLRKALELAPADADANAALALVFQAEMEPALADEHFRRALAARPDSARILNNYGSFLFEEKRYKEAYQRFEQAAADTLYPERSRVFESLGMTASKLGQRELARLQLEKALRLNHQQPRALLEMAELSYEDRHYVPARDYYDRFSLLAEQNARSLLLGVRLATVFEDRDKAASYGLQLKRLYPGTPEYQQYLSEQ
- the rlmN gene encoding 23S rRNA (adenine(2503)-C(2))-methyltransferase RlmN: MTTSIGKTNLLGLTQPEMEKFFDSIGEKRFRAGQVMKWIHHFGVDDFDAMTNVGKALREKLKAVAEIRGPEVVSEDISSDGTRKWVVRVASGSCVETVYIPQGKRGTLCVSSQAGCALDCSFCSTGKQGFNSNLTAAEVIGQVWIANKSFGSVPATVDRAITNVVMMGMGEPLLNFDNVIAAMHLMMDDLGYGISKRRVTLSTSGVVPMIDELAKHIDVSLALSLHAPNDALRNQLVPINKKYPLKMLLESCQRYMSSLGEKRVLTIEYTLLKDVNDKLEHAVEMIELLKDVPCKINLIPFNPFPHSGYERPSNNAIRRFQDQLHHAGFNVTVRTTRGEDIDAACGQLVGQVLDRTRRSERYIAVRELSADADMPQSAATRT